From the genome of Oxyura jamaicensis isolate SHBP4307 breed ruddy duck chromosome 2, BPBGC_Ojam_1.0, whole genome shotgun sequence, one region includes:
- the DSCC1 gene encoding sister chromatid cohesion protein DCC1 isoform X3, with product MKIADTSNMLLFIPGCKTPEELSADEAPGSVIHSQIAGFSNNYWELRRCRPKLKKLRKLLLEDPYEGPDSGKDQTSTVSHYTTEDLLSMVQASEEEIMHQLQVLDACKIKGYWRILEFDYEMKLLNHVTQLIDSESWSLSKVPLRTCLEELGPLEPTEMIEHILLSYGRKYTDDAGEVYFEMREDKICRAIAQMLLQNAVKFNLAEFQQVWQQSVPEGMTTRLDQLKGLALLDKNSRPETIFLLKVEDLPEDNQERFNSLFSVREKWTEEDITPYIQDLCSEKQTVGALLTKYARSSMQNGVKVYNSRRPIS from the exons ATGAAAATAGCAGATACCTCAAATATGCTGCTGTTTATTCCTGGTTGCAAAACTCCAGAAGAGCTGAGTGCAGATGAAGCACCTGGCAGTGTTATTCATTCACAG ATTGCTGGCTTCTCCAATAACTACTGGGAGTTGCGGAGATGTCGGCCTAAACTGAAGAAACTGAGGAAGCTTCTCCTGGAAGATCCATATGAAGGACCAGATAGTGGGAAAGATCAGACTTCAACAGTGTCACAT TATACAACAGAAGATTTGTTAAGTATGGTTCAAGcaagtgaagaagaaataatgcaCCAGTTGCAGGTTTTAGATGCCTGTAAAATTAAAG GATACTGGAGAATTTTAGAATTTGACTATGAGATGAAACTCTTGAATCATGTGACTCAGCTGATAGACTCAGAGTCCTGGTCTTTAAGTAAGGTTCCTTTACGTACATGTCTTGAGGAGCTTGGACCTCTAGAGCCCAC agagaTGATAGAACATATTCTTTTAAGCTATGGAAGGAAATACACTGATGATG caggggaggtttattttgaaatgcgTGAAGATAAAATATGCAGAGCCATAGCACAAATGcttctgcaaaatgcagttAAATTCAATCTGGCCGAGTTTCAACAAGTTTGGCAACAAAGTGTCCCTGAGGGGATGACAACAAGGCTCGATCAGCTTAAG GGCTTGGCTCTTCTGGATAAAAACTCAAGACCAGAGACCATCTTCCTGCTAAAAGTAGAAGACTTACCTGAAGATAATCAGGAAAGATTCAACAGCTTATTCAGCGTACGGGAAAAGTGGACAGAAGAGGATATAACACCTTATATACA AGACTTATGTTCAGAGAAGCAGACAGTTGGTGCACTTCTGACAAAATACGCTCGCTCCTCAATGCAGAATGGTGTTAAAGTTTATAATTCCAGAAGACCCATCTCATaa
- the DSCC1 gene encoding sister chromatid cohesion protein DCC1 isoform X1, with amino-acid sequence MRSRAEVEATLRTAKLSPAELLPAAQCLSFGPGAAGAGECCLLQLEPGLCAQLEAGASLVIRGEKDEQAVLCSKDKTYDMKIADTSNMLLFIPGCKTPEELSADEAPGSVIHSQIAGFSNNYWELRRCRPKLKKLRKLLLEDPYEGPDSGKDQTSTVSHYTTEDLLSMVQASEEEIMHQLQVLDACKIKGYWRILEFDYEMKLLNHVTQLIDSESWSLSKVPLRTCLEELGPLEPTEMIEHILLSYGRKYTDDAGEVYFEMREDKICRAIAQMLLQNAVKFNLAEFQQVWQQSVPEGMTTRLDQLKGLALLDKNSRPETIFLLKVEDLPEDNQERFNSLFSVREKWTEEDITPYIQDLCSEKQTVGALLTKYARSSMQNGVKVYNSRRPIS; translated from the exons ATGCGGAGCCGGGCGGAGGTGGAGGCCACGCTGCGCACCGCCAAGCTGAGCCCCGCCGAGCTGCTGCCGGCCGCGCAGTGCCTCAGCTtcgggccgggggcggccggcgCCGGGgagtgctgcctgctgcagctggagcccgGCCTCTGCGCTCAGCTGGAAGCCGGGGCCAG cctggtAATCCGTGGTGAAAAGGATGAACAAGCAGTGTTGTGCAGCAAAGATAAAACTTACGACATGAAAATAGCAGATACCTCAAATATGCTGCTGTTTATTCCTGGTTGCAAAACTCCAGAAGAGCTGAGTGCAGATGAAGCACCTGGCAGTGTTATTCATTCACAG ATTGCTGGCTTCTCCAATAACTACTGGGAGTTGCGGAGATGTCGGCCTAAACTGAAGAAACTGAGGAAGCTTCTCCTGGAAGATCCATATGAAGGACCAGATAGTGGGAAAGATCAGACTTCAACAGTGTCACAT TATACAACAGAAGATTTGTTAAGTATGGTTCAAGcaagtgaagaagaaataatgcaCCAGTTGCAGGTTTTAGATGCCTGTAAAATTAAAG GATACTGGAGAATTTTAGAATTTGACTATGAGATGAAACTCTTGAATCATGTGACTCAGCTGATAGACTCAGAGTCCTGGTCTTTAAGTAAGGTTCCTTTACGTACATGTCTTGAGGAGCTTGGACCTCTAGAGCCCAC agagaTGATAGAACATATTCTTTTAAGCTATGGAAGGAAATACACTGATGATG caggggaggtttattttgaaatgcgTGAAGATAAAATATGCAGAGCCATAGCACAAATGcttctgcaaaatgcagttAAATTCAATCTGGCCGAGTTTCAACAAGTTTGGCAACAAAGTGTCCCTGAGGGGATGACAACAAGGCTCGATCAGCTTAAG GGCTTGGCTCTTCTGGATAAAAACTCAAGACCAGAGACCATCTTCCTGCTAAAAGTAGAAGACTTACCTGAAGATAATCAGGAAAGATTCAACAGCTTATTCAGCGTACGGGAAAAGTGGACAGAAGAGGATATAACACCTTATATACA AGACTTATGTTCAGAGAAGCAGACAGTTGGTGCACTTCTGACAAAATACGCTCGCTCCTCAATGCAGAATGGTGTTAAAGTTTATAATTCCAGAAGACCCATCTCATaa
- the DSCC1 gene encoding sister chromatid cohesion protein DCC1 isoform X2: MRSRAEVEATLRTAKLSPAELLPAAQCLSFGPGAAGAGECCLLQLEPGLCAQLEAGASLVIRGEKDEQAVLCSKDKTYDMKIADTSNMLLFIPGCKTPEELSADEAPGSVIHSQIAGFSNNYWELRRCRPKLKKLRKLLLEDPYEGPDSGKDQTSTVSHYTTEDLLSMVQASEEEIMHQLQVLDACKIKGYWRILEFDYEMKLLNHVTQLIDSESWSLSKVPLRTCLEELGPLEPTEMIEHILLSYGRKYTDDGEVYFEMREDKICRAIAQMLLQNAVKFNLAEFQQVWQQSVPEGMTTRLDQLKGLALLDKNSRPETIFLLKVEDLPEDNQERFNSLFSVREKWTEEDITPYIQDLCSEKQTVGALLTKYARSSMQNGVKVYNSRRPIS; this comes from the exons ATGCGGAGCCGGGCGGAGGTGGAGGCCACGCTGCGCACCGCCAAGCTGAGCCCCGCCGAGCTGCTGCCGGCCGCGCAGTGCCTCAGCTtcgggccgggggcggccggcgCCGGGgagtgctgcctgctgcagctggagcccgGCCTCTGCGCTCAGCTGGAAGCCGGGGCCAG cctggtAATCCGTGGTGAAAAGGATGAACAAGCAGTGTTGTGCAGCAAAGATAAAACTTACGACATGAAAATAGCAGATACCTCAAATATGCTGCTGTTTATTCCTGGTTGCAAAACTCCAGAAGAGCTGAGTGCAGATGAAGCACCTGGCAGTGTTATTCATTCACAG ATTGCTGGCTTCTCCAATAACTACTGGGAGTTGCGGAGATGTCGGCCTAAACTGAAGAAACTGAGGAAGCTTCTCCTGGAAGATCCATATGAAGGACCAGATAGTGGGAAAGATCAGACTTCAACAGTGTCACAT TATACAACAGAAGATTTGTTAAGTATGGTTCAAGcaagtgaagaagaaataatgcaCCAGTTGCAGGTTTTAGATGCCTGTAAAATTAAAG GATACTGGAGAATTTTAGAATTTGACTATGAGATGAAACTCTTGAATCATGTGACTCAGCTGATAGACTCAGAGTCCTGGTCTTTAAGTAAGGTTCCTTTACGTACATGTCTTGAGGAGCTTGGACCTCTAGAGCCCAC agagaTGATAGAACATATTCTTTTAAGCTATGGAAGGAAATACACTGATGATG gggaggtttattttgaaatgcgTGAAGATAAAATATGCAGAGCCATAGCACAAATGcttctgcaaaatgcagttAAATTCAATCTGGCCGAGTTTCAACAAGTTTGGCAACAAAGTGTCCCTGAGGGGATGACAACAAGGCTCGATCAGCTTAAG GGCTTGGCTCTTCTGGATAAAAACTCAAGACCAGAGACCATCTTCCTGCTAAAAGTAGAAGACTTACCTGAAGATAATCAGGAAAGATTCAACAGCTTATTCAGCGTACGGGAAAAGTGGACAGAAGAGGATATAACACCTTATATACA AGACTTATGTTCAGAGAAGCAGACAGTTGGTGCACTTCTGACAAAATACGCTCGCTCCTCAATGCAGAATGGTGTTAAAGTTTATAATTCCAGAAGACCCATCTCATaa